Proteins encoded by one window of Channa argus isolate prfri chromosome 1, Channa argus male v1.0, whole genome shotgun sequence:
- the LOC137100290 gene encoding NLR family CARD domain-containing protein 3-like: MNQCEDREEGVPPCKTTLCGGHESQTKDQRMKKQRPDSAEPSWVSMKSDRSVGRNIDFKGGQPAEGRMKKRRPDSAELSWVSMKSVGRNIDFKHADRRMKKRRPDSAELSWVSMKSVGRNIDFKGGQPADRRVEQQSSEVHSDQFAQQHQPDLDSIFMLLEDNIATFVKNQLKEIQRVLRPDYPECSESQREDEEVLDSEVEKQRRSSRDSFVKITVNFLRRMKQEELADCLQSRIIAPMCGRTLKCNLKKKFQCVFEGIIKAGNPTLLNQIYTELYITEGGTGEVNDEHEVRQIETASRIPDRPETTIKQEDIFKASPGRDEPIRTVMTKGVAGIGKTVLTQKFTLDWAEDKANQDIQFTFPLTFRELNVLKEKKFSLVELVHHFFPETKEAGISRFEEFQVVFIFDGLDECRLPLDFHNNEILTDVTESTSVDVLLTNLIRGNLLPSARLWITTRPAAANQIPPECVDMVTEVRGFTDPQKEEYFRKRFRDEEQASRIISHIKTSRSLHIMCHIPVFCWITATVLEDVLKTRDGGELPKTLTEMYIHFLVVQSKLKNIKYDGGAETDPHWNKKSRKMIESLGKLAFEQLQKGNLIFYESDLTECGIDTRAASVYSGVFTQIFKEERGLYQDKVFCFVHLSVQEFLAALHVHLTFSNSGVNLLSEKQSPLWSKGFTDKPEPPHFYQNAVDTVLQSPNGQLDLFLRFLLGLSLQNNLSLLRGLLTQTGSGSQTNQETVQYIKKKISENLSAEKHINLFHCLNELNDGSLVEEIQQSLRSGSLSTNKLSPAQWSALGFILLSSEKDLNAFDLKKYSASEEALLRLLPVVKASNKALLSNCNLSERSCEALSSVLSFQSCGLRELDLSNNDLQDSGVKLLSAGLKQQQCRLETLSLSGCLITEEGCASLASALSSNPSHLRELDLSYNHPGDSGVKLLSAGLEDPHWRLDTLRVDHGGLERVKRKFACELELDPNTVNRKLQLSDNNRKVTHVEDDQSYPDHPDRFRSFPQLLCRNVLTGRCYWEVEWRGRVSISVSYRGIRRKGDSEYCLFGRNNQSWSLYCSDHGFYLRHDNRVTTISSSSSSVSHRVAVYVDCPAGSLSFYSVSSDKLIHLHTFNTTFTEPLYSGFWISSGSSLTLCSV, encoded by the exons atgaatcagtgtgaggacagagaggagggagtcccTCCCTGTAAAACTACTCTGTGTGGGGGACATGAGAGTCAGACCAAAGaccagag gatgaagaagcaaagaccagactctgctgaacccagctgggtctctatgaagagtgaccggTCTGTTGGTCGCAATATTGACTTTAAAGGTGGACAACCTGCTGAGGGAAG gatgaagaagcggagaccagactctgctgaactCAGCTGGGTCTCCATGAAGAGTGTTGGTCGCAATATTGACTTTAAACATGCCGATAGAAG gatgaagaagcggagaccagactctgctgaactCAGCTGGGTCTCCATGAAGAGTGTTGGTCGCAATATTGACTTTAAAGGTGGACAACCTGCTGATAGAAG AGTtgagcagcagagctcagaggttcacagtgatcagtttgcccagcagcatcaaccggacctggactccatatttatg ctgctggaggacaacattgccacttttgtgaagaaccaGCTGAAGGAGATCCAGAGGGTCCTGAGACCAGATTACCCAGAATgctcagagagtcagagggaggatgaggaggtgttgGACAGTGAGGTtgaaaagcagaggaggagcagcagagattcatttgtgaagatcacagtgaacttcctgaggagaatgaagcaggaggagctggctgactgtctgcagagca gAATTATTGCTCCAATGTGTGGACGTACACTCAAGTGTAACCTAaagaagaagttccagtgtgtgtttgaggggatcattaaagcaggaaacccaacccttctgaatcagatctacacagagctctacatcacagagggagggactggagaggtcaatgatgaacatgaggtcagacagattgaaacagcatccaggataccagacagaccagaaacaacaatcaaacaagaagacatctttaaagcctcacctggaagagatgaaccaatcagaacagtgatgacaaagggagtggctggcattgggaaaacagtcttaacacagaagttcactctggactgggctgaagacaaagccaaccaggacatacagttcacatttccattgactttcagagagctgaatgtcctgaaagagaaaaagttcagcttggtggaacttgttcatcacttctttcctgaaaccaaagaagcaggaatcagcaggtttgaagagttccaggttgtgttcatctttgacggtctggatgagtgtcgacttcctctggacttccacaacaatgagatcctgactgatgttacagagtccacctcagtagatgtgctgctgacaaacctcatcagggggaacctgcttccctctgctcgcctctggataaccacacgacctgcagcagccaatcagatccctcctgagtgtgttgatatggtgacagaggtcagagggttcactgacccacagaaggaggagtacttcaggaagagattcagagatgaggagcaggccagcagaatcatctcccacatcaagacatcacgaagcctccacatcatgtgccacatcccagtcttctgctggatcactgctacagttctggaggatgtgttgaaaaccagagatggaggagagctgcccaagaccctgactgagatgtacatccacttcctggtggttcagtccaaactgaagaacatcaagtatgatggaggagctgagacagatccacactggaataaaaagagcaggaagatgatAGAGTCtttgggaaaactggcttttgagcagctgcagaaaggaaacctgatcttctatgaatcagacctgacagagtgtggcatcgataccagagcagcctcagtgtactcaggagtgttcacacagatctttaaagaggagagaggactgtaccaggacaaggtgttctgcttcgtccatctgagtgttcaggagtttctggctgctcttcatgtccatctgacattcagcaactctggagtcaatctgctATCAGAAAAACAATCCCCTCTGTGGTCTAAAGGGTTTACAGATAAACCTGAACCACCACATTTCTACCAGAATGCTGTGGACACGGTCCTacagagtccaaatggacaaCTGGACTTGTTCCTCCGCTTCCTCCTCGGTCTTTCTCTGCAGAACAATCTCTCTCTCCTACGAGGCCTGCTgacccagacaggaagtggatcacagaccaatcaggaaacagtccagtacatcaagaagaagatcagtgagaatctgtctgcagagaaacacatcaacctgttccactgtctgaatgaactgaatgatggttctctagtggaggagatccaacagtccctgagatcaggaagtctctccacaaataaactgtctcctgctcagtggtcagctctgggcttcatcttactgtcatcagaaaaagatctgaatgcgtttgacctgaagaaatactctgcttcagaggaggctcttctgaggctgctgccagtggtcaaagcctccaacaaagctct ACTGAGTaactgtaacctctcagagagaagttgtgaagctctgtcctcagttctcagcttcCAGTCCTGtggtctgagagaactggacctgagtaacaatgatctgcaggattcaggagtgaagcttctatctgctggactgaagcaaCAACAAtgcagactggaaactctcag tctgtcaggttgtctgatcacagaggaaggctgtgcttctctggcctcagcgctgagctccaacccctcccatctgagagagctggacctgagctacaatcatccaggagattcaggagtgaagctgctgtctgctggactggaggatccgcactggagactggacactctcag gGTGGACCATGGTGGACTGGAGAGAGTGAAAaggaagt ttgcctgtgaactggaactggacccaaacacagtaaacagaaaactacaactgtctgacaacaacaggaaggtgacacatGTGGAGGACGATCAGTcgtatcctgatcatccagacagattcaGAAGTTTTCCCcagctgctgtgtagaaatgttctgactggtcgctgttactgggaggtcgagTGGAGAGGAAGAGTTTCtatatcagtgagttacagaggaatcagaaggaaAGGAGACAGTGAATATTGTTTGTTTGGAAGGAACAATCAGTCCTGGAGTCTGTACTGCTCTGATCATGGTTTCTATCTCAGACATGATAACAGAGTAACaaccatctcctcctcctcgtcctctgtctctcacagagtagcagtgtatgtggactgtcctgctggctctCTGTCATTCTACAGCGtttcctctgacaaactgatccaccttCACACCTTtaacaccacattcactgagCCTCTGTATTCTGGGTTCTGGATCAGTTCTGGTTCCTCGTTGActctgtgcagtgtgtag